One stretch of Nicotiana tabacum cultivar K326 chromosome 18, ASM71507v2, whole genome shotgun sequence DNA includes these proteins:
- the LOC142172706 gene encoding uncharacterized protein LOC142172706 produces MAPYEILYGRRCRSPIGWFEAGETNLLGPNLVQEAIFKVQLIGQRLLIAQRRQKSYVDKRRRDLVFPIGDKVFLRVSPMKGVMRFGKRVFHVSMLRKCISDSSQMLEAPAIPLDVKVSYKEEPMAIVNRQLRKLRGDPVAMQIGRRQMTVQNNKGQYKGKKPFVKYDYCNKHGHSKENCYKLVGYPTDFKNKKPYAANMTIGGLENNKSAHQDEGRSSCDGLKVGPYFTENQYRQILSMLNKETTEHQVNMAGIATSLMTNFTCKGWINDSRAKNKVNKCDSDQVHLPTGEKSNITHIRDVVICDELTLEDVLFLPEFKFNLISDLYNGKVREIGRKRGGTYLLKKNFKGDLEKFIKGTKKFASTIEDGVLWHKRLGHASISTMKNLDLFHNKSIDVVVNNECHRFLAMLHTQFQSKVKVVRTDNGTKFFNKHMNELFDAYEIVHQRSCVYTPQQNGVVKRKHMHILDTARALKDVIFKEHIFPFAKHCSISHNAKGHITTVDPISGLEQFEPLQNSHVNMHLQSEGIASSDLEESVEGSGVDNTAGTDIAEHEGTGEVNIHDMQDSQAANADDDANAYYYNATTENDNVDAPTSSSAVPKQHLMQENKVNPQQLLNKSQLRLTSKCRSFLAGISALIEPKTFSEASKYKRWIEPMETEIKDLEDHKTWDIVDLPKGMKAIGLKWVYKIKYKASGEVERFKARLVAKSYSQREGLDYNETFSPVAKMVTVRSVIALAAFKGWNISQMDVYNAFLLWDLYEEVYIELPQGFRRQGEIKACKLLKSLYGLKQASR; encoded by the exons ATGGCACCATATGAAAtattgtatggtagaagatgtcgttctcctattggATGGTTTGAAGCTGGTGAGACTAACTTATTAGGACCTAACTTAGTACAAGAAGCTATTTTCAAAGTCCAGTTGATCGGACAGAGATTGCTTATAGCTCAAAGAAGACAAAAGTCTTATGttgataagagaagaagagatttagTGTTCCCAATTGGAGACAAAGTGTTCCTACGAGTCTctcctatgaaaggtgtgatgcggtttgggaaaagAG tgtttcatgtttcaaTGTTAAGGAAATGTATATCAGACTCATCTCAGATGCTTGAAGCACCTGCTATACCGCTTGATGTGAAGGTATCTTACAAGGAGGAACCGATGGCTATTGTTAATAGGCAATTAAGAAAGCTACG AGGAGATCCGGTTGCTATGCAAATAGGTAGAAGGCAAATGACTGTGCAGAATAACAAGGGACAATACAAAGGAAAGaagccatttgtgaaatatgatTACTGCAACAAACATGGGCACTCTAAGGAAAATTGCTACAAGCTAGTTGGCTATCCAACTGATTTCAAAAACAAGAAACCATATGCAGCTAACATGACAATTGGTGGATTAGAGAATAACAAATCAGCACATCAAGATGAGGGAAGAAGTAGCTGTGATGGATTAAAGGTAGGACCATACTTCACTGAGAATCAATATAGACAGATTTTGAGCATGCTGAACAAGGAGACTACAGAACATCAGGTTAACATGGCAGGTATTGCAACCTCCTTAATGACAAATTTTACTTGTAAAGGATGGATAAATGATTCTAGAGCtaagaataaagtaaacaaatgtGACAGTGATCAAGTACATTTGCCTACAGGAGAGAAGTCTAATATAACACATATTAGAGATGTTGTTATATGTGATGAGTTGACGCTGGAAGATGTTTTGTTTTTACCTGAGTTTAAGTTCAACCTAATCTCA GATCTCTACAATGGCAAGGTGAGGGAGATTGGTAGAAAAAGAGGTGGTACGTACTTATTGAAGAAGAACTTCAAAGGAGATTTGGAAAAATTCATCAAAGGGACAAAAAAATTTGCATCAACTATAGAAGATGGAGTCTTATGGCACAAAAGGCTAGGCCATGCTTCAATTAGTACTATGAAGAACTTGGATCTATTTCATAACAAATCTATAGATGTAGTAGTGAATAATGAATGCCAT AGATTTCTTGCCATGTTGCACACCCAATTTCAGTCCAAAGTTAAGGTAGTTAGAACCGATAATGGCACAAAGTTCTTTAACAAACACATGAATGAATTATTTGATGCTTATGAGATAGTTCATCAAAGAAGTTGTGTATACactccacaacagaatggagtagtGAAGAGAAAACACATGCATATTCTAGATACGGCTAGGGCATTGAA AGATGTTATTTTCAAGGAGCATATCTTTCCATTTGCCAAACATTGTTCCATATCTCATAATGCAAAAGGACATATAACAACTGTAGATCCCATATCAGGCCTGGAACAATTTGAACCTTTACAGAACTCCCATGTCAATATGCATTTGCAATCAGAAGGAATTGCAAGCAGTGATTTAGAGGAGTCTGTTGAGGGGAGTGGTGTTGATAACACTGCAGGGACTGACATTGCAGAACATGAAGGAACTGGAGAAGTAAATATCCATGATATGCAAGACTCACAAGCAGCAAATGCAGATGATGATGCAAATGCATATTACTACAATGCAACAACAGAAAATGATAATGTTGATGCACCAACAAGTAGTAGTGCAGTTCCAAAACAACACTTAATGCAGGAAAATAAAGTGAATCCCCAGCAGCTCTTGAATAAGAGTCAACTGAG GTTGACTAGTAAATGTAGAAGTTTCTTAGCTGGAATCTCAGCACTAATAGAACCAAAAACCTTCAGTGAAGCATCTAAGTACAAAAGGTGGATTGAACCCATGGAAACTGAGATCAAGGATTTAGAGGACCACAAAACTTGGGATATTGTTGACCTTCCAAAAGGCATGAAGGCTATTGGTTTAAAATGGGTGTACAAGATAAAATACAAAGCAAGTGGTGAGGTAGAAAGGTTCAAGGCCAGGTTGGTAGCCAAGAGCTATAGCCAAAGAGAAGGCCTAGACTATAATGAAACCTTTTCACCAGTCGCTAAGATGGTAACTGTGAGATCTGTGATTGCTCTTGCTGCTTTTAAAGGCTGGAATATATCACAAATGGATGTATATAATGCATTCTTGCTATGGGATTTGTATGAGGAAGTGTATATAGAACTTCCTCAAGGTTTTAGGAGACAGGGGGAGATAAAGGCCTGCAAACTATTAAAATCATTATATGGGCTTAAACAAGCCTCACGATAG
- the LOC107822710 gene encoding uncharacterized protein LOC107822710, whose protein sequence is MANQQDLAVHFPAQIIRKKKNGGQQTKEELEKEVAELRKMLNHEQKVHEFLEKVYQRKDGSSFSIPNYLPPKMKELFAELAMVENEIAKLESQISQLQCDVNKEKEINITEKAKSKQFVAKMKQSQQQGIINSPHNISSSLPPNPNKFKGLNDQKLPFETKALHFISKAIKGDYGLNDFRINEKIIMKSKVNITDQEENQLHQEVRTFGERISRKSGMIKTPSPLRESRNPTPRRERNAEIPKFMSAPTHELQPKVMTSPLHTEEDTIHRWPPNKLSENIMKCLIFIFIRLLRTSRAMELEKSGPIARSSNFSLSFRAEQNLNSKTSLLIQKDSRQQDPYGIFDSEESIPRDIGPYKNLVRFAKSSMEAKCISTSNSIPLFQKLKLMMNSLQTVDLRLLTYQQKLAFWINIYNACIMHGFLQHGVPSSSNPEKFLSLMNKATLNIGGNTINAHAIEHFILRKPVNSPAKEVNRKGEKEDKETIVRGLHGLESFDPNIMFALCCGTRSSPAVKIYTSDGVTAELEKSKLEYLQASLIVTSTKKIAIPELLLRNMNDFAQDLDSLVDWICQQLPTSGSLRKSIVDCFRGVNGGKVSTIVEKIPYDFEFQYLLSV, encoded by the exons ATGGCAAATCAACAAGATTTGGCAGTTCATTTTCCAGCCCAGATTATT agaaagaagaaaaatggtgGACAACAAACGAAAGAGGAACTTGAAAAGGAG GTTGCTGAGCTTAGGAAAATGTTGAATCATGAACAAAAAGTACATGAATTTCTGGAGAAGGTTTATCAGCGAAAGGATGGTTCATCTTTCAGTATTCCAAATTATCTTCCTCCTAAG ATGAAGGAGCTATTTGCAGAACTAGCCATGGTTGAAAATGAAATAGCTAAGTTGGAAAGCCAAATCAGCCAGCTACAATGTGATGTGAATAAGGAGAAGGAAATCAACATTACTGAAAAAGCGAAGTCCAAACAATTTGTAGCAAAGATGAAACAATCTCAACAACAAGGAATTATCAACAGTCCTCATAATATATCTTCATCACTTCCACCAAATCCAAACAAATTCAAAGGGCTAAATGATCAAAAGTTGCCATTTGAGACTAAGGCTTTGCATTTCATTAGCAAAGCTATAAAAGGTGATTATGGTCTTAATGATTTCAGAATCAATGAGaaaataattatgaagtcaaaAGTCAATATTACTGATCAGGAGGAAAATCAACTACATCAAGAAGTTCGAACATTTGGTGAAAGAATTTCAAGGAAAAGTGGGATGATTAAAACTCCCTCTCCTCTAAGAGAATCAAGAAATCCAACTCCAAGA AGAGAACGTAACGCAGAAATCCCAAAGTTTATGTCTGCTCCAACACACGAACTTCAGCCAAAAGTAATGACAAGTCCACTTCACACAGAAGAAGACACAATACATAGATGGCCACCAAATAAATTATCTGAAAACATTATGAAATGtttgatatttatttttataaggTTGCTTAGAACATCAAGAGCAATGGAGTTAGAGAAATCAGGTCCTATTGCTAGGTCAAGCAATTTCTCTTTAAGTTTCAGAGCTGAACAAAATTTGAACTCGAAAACAAGCCTATTGATACAGAAAGATTCAAGACAACAAGATCCTTATGGTATTTTTGATTCAGAAGAATCTATTCCAAGAGATATTGGCCCTTATAAGAATTTGGTTAGATTTGCAAAAAGTTCTATGGAGGCAAAATGCATCTCGACTTCTAATTCCATCCCTCTATTTCAAAAGCTCAA GCTTATGATGAACAGTTTACAAACTGTAGATTTAAGACTGCTGACTTACCAACAGAAGCTAGCATTTTGGATCAACATATACAACGCTTGTATCATGCAT GGATTTCTTCAACATGGAGTTCCTTCCAGTTCTAATCCTGAAAAGTTTCTGTCACTTATGAACAAG GCAACTCTAAACATTGGTGGCAATACGATAAATGCACATGCCATCGAACATTTTATCTTGAGAAAACCAGTAAATTCACCTGCAAAAGAG GTCAATCGAAAAGGTGAAAAAGAGGATAAAGAAACTATAGTTCGTGGACTACATGGACTTGAATCATTCGATCCAAATATCATGTTTGCCTTATGTTGTGGCACACGTTCTTCTCCAGCA GTGAAGATATATACAAGTGATGGAGTTACAGCTGAGTTAGAAAAATCGAAGTTAGAATATTTACAAGCTTCACTAATTGTAACAAGCACAAAGAAAATAGCTATACCAGAGCTTCTGCTAAGAAATATGAATGACTTTGCCCAAGATTTGGACTCATTAGTAGACTGGATTTGCCAACAATTACCTACATCAGGTTCATTGAGGAAATCCATTGTTGATTGTTTCAGAGGTGTTAATGGAGGCAAAGTGTCCACCATTGTTGAGAAGATTCCTTATGATTTTGAGTTTCAATATCTGTTATCGGTATAA